Proteins encoded together in one Streptomyces sp. TLI_171 window:
- a CDS encoding GlsB/YeaQ/YmgE family stress response membrane protein has product MSILWAIIAGLVIGLLAKLVIPGRQPIPLWLTILLGVVGGLIGNALAGAFGVADTDGIDWVRHFFQIGAAALLILVVTPLWSRRGA; this is encoded by the coding sequence ATGTCCATCCTGTGGGCGATCATCGCCGGTCTGGTCATCGGACTGCTGGCGAAACTCGTGATTCCCGGCCGCCAGCCGATCCCGCTGTGGCTCACCATCCTGCTCGGCGTCGTCGGCGGGCTGATCGGCAACGCACTGGCCGGCGCCTTCGGCGTCGCGGACACCGACGGCATCGACTGGGTCCGGCACTTCTTCCAGATCGGAGCCGCCGCCCTGCTGATCCTGGTGGTCACCCCGCTGTGGTCGCGCCGCGGCGCCTGA
- a CDS encoding cellulose-binding domain-containing protein: MVRSDAGARGGAWRGAAAVFAVLAVVLGLLAGLGQGPAWSAGGAACQVAWTNNEWTGGFTAQVSVTNSGTAVTSWNLSWTFAAGQQVTSAWNAQVSRSGNTVTASSLSYNGTVPAGGSASFGLQGTWSGSNPVPTDFAFNGASCQGGSGTSSPTPSASNSPTPTPTPTPTPTPTPTPTPTGSGGPGCSGAVVVCSGFEDQSGSSLSGDWTVAAPDCSAAGTVTVDTAVAHGGGRSLRVNGQAGYCNHVFARTTRSISAVGPVVYARYWVRHTTALPADHIAMVTMEDANNGNKHLRLGGQNGALQWNRESDDATLPAQSPVGVAQSLPLPVNQWVCVRFAVDTTKQSMDTWLNDQLVPGLHDDGVPTADIDQQWLSRTTAPRPVTLDLGWEAYGNGSDTLWYDDVALGSAPIAC; the protein is encoded by the coding sequence ATGGTGCGAAGTGACGCGGGAGCGCGCGGCGGCGCGTGGCGCGGGGCGGCGGCGGTGTTCGCCGTGCTCGCGGTGGTCCTCGGACTGCTGGCCGGGCTCGGCCAGGGCCCGGCCTGGAGCGCGGGCGGCGCGGCCTGCCAGGTCGCCTGGACGAACAACGAGTGGACGGGCGGCTTCACCGCGCAGGTATCGGTCACCAACTCTGGTACTGCGGTGACGAGTTGGAACCTGAGCTGGACGTTCGCGGCCGGCCAGCAGGTGACCTCGGCGTGGAACGCGCAGGTCAGCCGGAGCGGCAACACCGTCACGGCGAGCAGCCTGAGCTACAACGGGACGGTCCCCGCCGGGGGTTCGGCCTCCTTCGGGCTGCAGGGCACCTGGTCGGGCAGCAACCCGGTCCCCACCGACTTCGCCTTCAACGGCGCGTCCTGCCAGGGCGGCTCCGGCACCTCGTCGCCGACGCCCAGCGCCAGCAACAGCCCCACGCCCACCCCTACACCCACGCCCACGCCCACCCCGACGCCGACGCCCACCCCGACCGGCAGTGGCGGCCCCGGCTGCTCCGGGGCGGTGGTGGTCTGCTCGGGCTTCGAGGACCAGAGCGGCAGCAGCCTGTCCGGTGACTGGACCGTCGCCGCCCCCGACTGCTCCGCCGCCGGCACGGTGACCGTGGACACCGCGGTGGCCCACGGCGGCGGCCGCTCGCTGCGGGTCAACGGCCAGGCCGGCTACTGCAACCACGTGTTCGCGAGGACCACCAGGAGCATCTCCGCCGTCGGGCCGGTGGTCTACGCCCGGTACTGGGTGCGCCACACCACCGCGCTGCCCGCCGACCACATCGCGATGGTCACCATGGAGGACGCCAACAACGGCAACAAGCACCTCCGCCTGGGCGGCCAGAACGGCGCCCTGCAGTGGAACCGCGAGTCCGACGACGCCACGCTGCCCGCGCAGAGCCCGGTCGGCGTCGCGCAGAGCCTGCCGCTGCCGGTGAACCAGTGGGTCTGCGTCCGCTTCGCCGTGGACACCACCAAGCAGTCCATGGACACCTGGCTGAACGACCAGCTGGTGCCCGGGCTGCACGACGACGGCGTGCCCACCGCCGACATCGACCAGCAGTGGCTGAGCCGCACCACCGCCCCGCGCCCGGTCACCCTGGACCTCGGCTGGGAGGCCTACGGCAACGGCTCCGACACGCTCTGGTACGACGACGTGGCCCTGGGCTCCGCGCCGATCGCCTGCTGA
- a CDS encoding MurT ligase domain-containing protein: protein MPGTDSEAARDASLPARAKIAVTAGKMAAALSQKAGRGSGSVIGGKVALKLDPDLLATLAEHLDVVLVSATNGKTTTTRLIAEALRAAGPVVSNALGANMPAGITAALAGGTDARFGVIEVDEKYLPMVARDTRPKAIALLNLSRDQLDRAAETRMMAEKWREGLKDTEAVIVANADDPLVTWAASSCKKVVWVAAGQAWKEDAWSCPSCGGVMQRPGDDWFCGECGFRRPNPHWALQGTHVIDPHRGAWPIQLQLPGRANLANATSSAAVAAVFGVAPQVALQRMQSVAAVAGRYDVVQFRGRDVRLLLAKNPAGWLETFSLIDGPPAPVVLSVNALDADGTDTSWLWDVDYERLAGHPIFVMGQRKLDLAVRLEVAGLQFQVVDSLAQAVDAAPAGRIEAIANYTAFQQLRKAVVA, encoded by the coding sequence ATGCCAGGCACCGATTCGGAAGCCGCGCGCGACGCCTCGCTGCCCGCCCGCGCAAAGATCGCCGTGACGGCCGGCAAGATGGCGGCCGCGCTGTCCCAGAAGGCCGGTCGCGGCAGCGGTTCGGTGATCGGCGGCAAGGTCGCGCTCAAGCTCGACCCGGACCTGCTGGCGACCCTCGCCGAGCACCTGGACGTGGTCCTGGTCAGCGCCACCAACGGCAAGACCACCACCACCCGGCTGATCGCGGAGGCGCTGCGGGCGGCCGGTCCGGTGGTGTCCAACGCGCTGGGCGCGAACATGCCGGCGGGCATCACGGCGGCGCTGGCCGGTGGCACCGACGCCCGGTTCGGCGTGATCGAGGTGGACGAGAAGTACCTGCCGATGGTGGCCCGGGACACCCGGCCGAAGGCCATAGCTCTGCTGAACCTGTCGCGCGACCAGCTGGACCGCGCGGCGGAGACCCGGATGATGGCCGAGAAGTGGCGCGAGGGACTGAAGGACACCGAGGCGGTGATCGTCGCCAACGCCGACGACCCGCTGGTGACCTGGGCCGCCTCCTCCTGCAAGAAGGTGGTCTGGGTGGCCGCCGGGCAGGCGTGGAAGGAGGACGCCTGGTCGTGCCCGTCCTGCGGCGGCGTGATGCAGCGGCCCGGCGACGACTGGTTCTGCGGCGAGTGCGGCTTCCGCCGCCCGAACCCGCACTGGGCGCTGCAGGGCACCCACGTGATCGACCCGCACCGCGGCGCCTGGCCGATCCAGCTGCAGCTGCCGGGCCGGGCGAACCTGGCGAACGCCACCTCCTCGGCCGCGGTCGCGGCGGTGTTCGGGGTCGCCCCGCAGGTCGCGCTGCAGCGGATGCAGTCGGTGGCCGCGGTGGCCGGCCGCTACGACGTGGTGCAGTTCCGGGGCCGGGACGTCCGGCTGCTGCTGGCGAAGAACCCGGCGGGCTGGCTGGAGACCTTCTCGCTGATCGACGGGCCGCCGGCGCCGGTGGTGCTGTCGGTGAACGCGCTGGACGCGGACGGCACCGACACCTCCTGGCTGTGGGACGTCGACTACGAGCGGCTGGCCGGGCACCCGATCTTCGTGATGGGTCAGCGCAAGCTCGACCTGGCGGTCCGGCTGGAGGTGGCCGGCCTGCAGTTCCAGGTGGTCGACTCGCTGGCGCAGGCGGTGGACGCGGCCCCCGCGGGCCGGATCGAGGCGATCGCCAACTACACGGCGTTCCAGCAGCTCCGCAAGGCCGTGGTGGCCTGA
- a CDS encoding 6-phosphofructokinase, whose translation MRIGVLTSGGDCPGLNAVIRSVVHRGVVDHGDEIIGFEDGWRGLLEGVHRPLTLDSVSGILAQGGTILGSSRVQPSHLRDGVERAKQYCNDLGIDAVIPIGGEGTLKAAKLMSDAGLPVVGVPKTIDNDIACTDVTFGFDTAVSVATEALDRLKTTAESHQRVMVVEVMGRHTGWIALNAGMAAGAHAIVVPERPFHIDKLTEVVRERFDRQKKFAIVVCAEGAKPEPGTMPWEEGSKDMYGHERFTGIATQLSRELEHRLGKEARPVILGHTQRGGTPTAYDRVLATRFGWHAVEAAHKGAFGHITALQGTDIKLVPLGEAVAELKTVPAERYLEAETVI comes from the coding sequence ATGCGTATTGGTGTCCTGACCAGCGGCGGTGACTGCCCCGGCCTGAACGCCGTCATCCGTTCCGTGGTCCACCGGGGGGTGGTCGACCACGGCGACGAGATCATCGGTTTCGAGGACGGCTGGCGCGGTCTTCTGGAGGGCGTGCACCGTCCGCTGACGCTCGACTCGGTCAGCGGCATCCTGGCCCAGGGCGGCACCATCCTGGGCTCCTCCCGGGTCCAGCCGAGCCACCTGCGCGACGGCGTCGAGCGCGCCAAGCAGTACTGCAACGACCTGGGCATCGACGCGGTGATCCCGATCGGCGGCGAGGGCACCCTGAAGGCCGCGAAGCTGATGAGCGACGCGGGCCTGCCGGTGGTCGGCGTCCCGAAGACCATCGACAACGACATCGCCTGCACCGACGTCACCTTCGGCTTCGACACCGCCGTCTCGGTGGCCACCGAGGCGCTGGACCGGCTGAAGACCACCGCCGAGTCGCACCAGCGCGTCATGGTGGTCGAGGTGATGGGCCGTCACACCGGCTGGATCGCGCTGAACGCGGGCATGGCGGCCGGTGCGCACGCCATCGTCGTCCCGGAGCGCCCGTTCCACATCGACAAGCTGACCGAGGTCGTCCGCGAGCGCTTCGACCGGCAGAAGAAGTTCGCCATCGTGGTCTGCGCCGAGGGCGCCAAGCCCGAACCCGGCACCATGCCGTGGGAGGAGGGCAGCAAGGACATGTACGGGCACGAGCGCTTCACCGGCATCGCCACCCAGCTCTCCCGCGAGCTGGAGCACCGCCTCGGCAAGGAGGCCCGACCGGTGATCCTCGGCCACACCCAGCGCGGCGGCACCCCCACCGCCTACGACCGGGTGCTCGCCACCCGCTTCGGCTGGCACGCGGTGGAGGCCGCCCACAAGGGCGCGTTCGGCCACATCACCGCCCTGCAGGGCACCGACATCAAGCTGGTGCCGCTGGGCGAGGCCGTCGCCGAGCTGAAGACCGTCCCGGCCGAGCGCTACCTCGAGGCCGAGACCGTCATCTGA
- a CDS encoding GNAT family N-acetyltransferase, which produces MEKMAYTHGRVGNEQQQRRSRGHRWRRETVELAAVFAAVAAADLVANVVVHGHDGPVLLAASAAAMLGTALFRGWLAHRHPHGPPGADALAPPGGAMTGDAADRDAMSGEQEPTVLWRLRTSVADAPGSLARVCTALAERRVNIVSMQAHPLPDCTVDEFIVRAPKALARTELAAAVAAGGGWDIWTDRADAHELVDVPRQVLALATRTALDAAELPVALRQLFGRAAIRQFPGRGAETPAGVEGHVMRLPLPNGDLLELSRPNLPFTPTEFARARALVELDTVLGPRVPQVEARISHPEGDELTVRRATPEDKAAAVAMHARCSPESLRRRYHGPVRDADRYLDHLLDPRHGQTLAVETAHGRLVALAHLMWDDEGAEIALLVEDAWQRRGLGVDLVRRMAALALEAGVRTVYAVTTSSNTGLISTMRRLSAPLDYQVEDGTLVITAHLAEAAEKLPAPWAAR; this is translated from the coding sequence ATGGAGAAGATGGCGTACACCCACGGCAGAGTCGGCAACGAGCAGCAGCAGCGGCGGTCCCGGGGGCACCGCTGGCGCCGGGAGACGGTCGAGCTGGCGGCGGTCTTCGCCGCCGTCGCCGCCGCCGACCTGGTCGCCAACGTGGTCGTGCACGGACACGACGGGCCGGTGCTGCTGGCCGCCTCGGCCGCGGCCATGCTCGGCACCGCGCTGTTCCGGGGCTGGCTCGCCCACCGGCACCCGCACGGGCCGCCCGGCGCGGACGCCCTCGCACCCCCGGGCGGCGCGATGACCGGCGACGCGGCGGACCGCGACGCCATGAGCGGGGAGCAGGAGCCCACCGTGCTGTGGCGGCTGCGCACCAGCGTCGCGGACGCGCCGGGCAGCCTGGCCCGGGTGTGCACGGCGCTGGCCGAGCGGCGGGTGAACATCGTGTCGATGCAGGCGCACCCGCTGCCGGACTGCACGGTGGACGAGTTCATCGTCCGCGCACCGAAGGCGCTGGCCCGCACCGAGCTGGCCGCGGCGGTCGCGGCGGGCGGCGGCTGGGACATCTGGACCGACCGGGCGGACGCCCACGAGCTGGTCGACGTGCCCCGCCAGGTCCTCGCCCTGGCCACCCGCACCGCCCTGGACGCGGCGGAACTCCCGGTCGCGCTGCGGCAGTTGTTCGGACGGGCGGCGATCCGCCAGTTCCCGGGGCGGGGCGCCGAGACGCCCGCCGGAGTGGAGGGGCACGTGATGCGACTGCCGCTGCCGAACGGCGACCTGCTGGAGCTCTCCCGGCCCAACCTGCCGTTCACGCCGACCGAGTTCGCCCGGGCCCGGGCGCTGGTGGAGCTGGACACCGTGCTGGGTCCGCGGGTGCCGCAGGTCGAGGCCCGGATCAGCCACCCCGAGGGCGACGAGCTGACGGTCCGTCGGGCCACCCCGGAGGACAAGGCGGCGGCGGTCGCCATGCACGCCCGCTGCTCGCCGGAGTCGCTGCGCCGCCGCTACCACGGCCCGGTCCGGGACGCCGACCGCTACCTGGACCACCTGCTGGACCCGCGGCACGGGCAGACCCTGGCGGTGGAGACCGCGCACGGCCGGCTGGTCGCGCTGGCCCACCTGATGTGGGACGACGAGGGCGCGGAGATCGCCCTGCTGGTCGAGGACGCCTGGCAGCGCCGCGGCCTGGGCGTGGACCTGGTGCGCCGGATGGCGGCGCTGGCGCTGGAGGCGGGGGTGCGCACCGTGTACGCGGTGACCACCTCCTCCAACACGGGGCTGATCTCCACCATGCGGCGGCTGTCCGCCCCGCTGGACTACCAGGTGGAGGACGGCACGCTGGTGATCACCGCGCACCTGGCGGAGGCGGCCGAGAAGCTGCCCGCCCCGTGGGCGGCCCGCTGA
- a CDS encoding aminotransferase class V-fold PLP-dependent enzyme: MNDDFRSAAHAAAELVADYLDGVPGRPVWQPMDPAERAALLEWELPEDGVGLEELLKAVGERIMPHPMGNGSSRFFGWVNSSPQPAGVLATLAASAMNPSSAGGDHADVHLERAMVRWIAELVGFPHPAGGGILTSGTSMATIVCLATARNRAARNAGRDVREDGLAGLPPLVGYVTGEAHSCVRKAAELLGLGSKHLRVVPTDADGHLLLDGLERAIAEDRAAGRLPFLVVASAGTVGTGAVDPFEPIADLAAREGLWFHVDGAYGAFGILDETIRHRYAGMDRADSLALDPHKWLGVPVDCGCALVRDAEELRGAFSLVPSYLRDDAAGDLGWFSEYGTEQTRPFRSLKVWASIAHRGRTGVARDIAHCTAQARRLGEWVEQDPELELLAPVETSIVAFRYRPQGVAEETVQQLNSRLPVAIQLRGQVFVTGAVYQGREILRACLLNASTTDADVRLLLDEVKSAGAELLAGLRTSN, translated from the coding sequence GTGAACGATGACTTCAGGAGCGCCGCGCACGCGGCGGCGGAGCTGGTGGCCGACTACCTCGACGGGGTTCCGGGGCGGCCGGTGTGGCAGCCGATGGATCCGGCGGAGCGGGCGGCGCTGCTGGAGTGGGAGCTGCCCGAGGACGGGGTGGGGCTGGAGGAGCTGCTGAAGGCCGTCGGGGAGCGGATCATGCCGCACCCGATGGGCAACGGCAGCTCCCGGTTCTTCGGCTGGGTGAACTCCTCGCCGCAGCCGGCCGGAGTGCTGGCGACGCTGGCCGCGTCGGCGATGAACCCGAGTTCCGCGGGCGGCGACCACGCCGACGTGCACCTGGAGCGGGCGATGGTGCGGTGGATCGCCGAGCTGGTGGGCTTCCCGCACCCGGCGGGCGGCGGCATCCTCACCTCGGGCACCTCGATGGCGACCATCGTCTGCCTGGCCACCGCCCGCAACCGGGCCGCCCGCAACGCCGGTCGGGACGTCCGCGAGGACGGCCTCGCCGGCCTGCCGCCGCTGGTCGGCTACGTCACCGGCGAGGCGCACAGCTGCGTGCGCAAGGCCGCGGAGCTGCTCGGCCTGGGATCGAAGCACCTGCGGGTGGTGCCGACCGACGCGGACGGGCACCTGCTGCTCGACGGGCTGGAGCGCGCGATCGCGGAGGACCGCGCGGCGGGCCGGCTGCCGTTCCTGGTGGTGGCCTCGGCGGGCACGGTCGGCACCGGCGCGGTCGACCCGTTCGAGCCGATCGCGGACCTGGCGGCCCGCGAGGGGCTGTGGTTCCACGTGGACGGGGCGTACGGCGCGTTCGGCATCCTGGACGAGACGATCCGGCACCGGTACGCGGGCATGGACCGGGCGGACTCGCTGGCGCTGGACCCGCACAAGTGGCTGGGCGTCCCGGTGGACTGCGGGTGCGCGCTGGTGCGCGACGCCGAGGAGCTGCGCGGCGCCTTCAGCCTGGTGCCGTCCTACCTGCGGGACGACGCGGCGGGCGACCTCGGCTGGTTCTCGGAGTACGGCACCGAGCAGACCCGGCCGTTCCGGTCGCTGAAGGTGTGGGCGTCGATCGCCCACCGGGGCCGGACCGGCGTGGCCCGGGACATCGCGCACTGCACGGCGCAGGCCCGGCGCCTGGGCGAATGGGTCGAGCAGGACCCGGAGTTGGAGCTGCTCGCACCGGTGGAGACCTCGATCGTGGCGTTCCGCTACCGCCCGCAGGGGGTGGCCGAGGAGACCGTGCAGCAGCTCAACTCCCGGCTGCCGGTGGCGATCCAGCTGCGCGGACAGGTCTTCGTGACGGGCGCCGTGTACCAGGGCCGGGAGATCCTCCGGGCGTGTCTGCTGAACGCGTCGACCACCGACGCGGACGTGCGGCTGCTGCTCGACGAGGTGAAGTCGGCCGGAGCGGAACTCCTGGCCGGGCTCCGCACGTCCAACTGA
- the glmS gene encoding glutamine--fructose-6-phosphate transaminase (isomerizing), whose product MCGIVAYIGPKDASPFLLEGLQRLEYRGYDSAGVAVIAPATKSAPAKLKVCKVKGRVADLAAAVPARFKGGTGIGHTRWATHGVPSDANAHPHTDNAGRIAVVHNGIIENADELRAKLTADGAEFRSETDTEVLAHLIAAHRADGGELEDAVRAALKLVVGTYGIAVLDAEQADRIVVARNGSPIVLGIGEKEMFAASDVSALVRYTRQVVHLEDGELATVRADGFRTFTEDARTVTRQPSTVDWEIGSYDTGGFAHYLLKEIHEQPGAVERTLSGRLDERFATAHLGGLNLDARELREIRRVKILGCGSAYYAGEMGAQLIEELARIPAHSEPASEFRYRNPVIEADTLYVAVSQSGETYDTLAAVQEVKRKGGRVLGVVNTVGSAIARECDGGIYLHAGPEISVASTKAFTSTVVAFALLALHFGRIHDLSPADGRRIVAALKALPDQIREVLGQQKEIEALAAEYAGSQGMMYIGRVRGYPVAREGAQKLKEISYIHAEAYPASELKHGPLALISPELPTVALVPDDELLDKNLTALGEIKARSGRVLAVAHRPIEPRLADHCLVVPKSEPELDPLLLNVPLQLLAYHAAVALGRDVDKPRNLAKSVTVE is encoded by the coding sequence ATGTGCGGAATCGTGGCCTACATCGGCCCCAAGGACGCGTCCCCCTTCCTGCTGGAGGGGCTGCAGCGCCTCGAGTACCGGGGGTACGACTCGGCGGGCGTCGCGGTGATAGCGCCCGCGACCAAGTCGGCCCCGGCGAAGCTGAAGGTCTGCAAGGTCAAGGGCCGGGTCGCCGACCTGGCGGCGGCGGTCCCGGCCCGGTTCAAGGGCGGCACCGGCATCGGCCACACCCGGTGGGCCACCCACGGCGTCCCGTCCGACGCGAACGCGCACCCGCACACGGACAACGCGGGCCGGATCGCGGTGGTGCACAACGGCATCATCGAGAACGCCGACGAGCTGCGCGCCAAGCTCACCGCGGACGGCGCGGAGTTCCGCTCCGAGACCGACACCGAGGTGCTCGCCCACCTGATCGCCGCGCACCGCGCCGACGGGGGCGAACTGGAGGACGCGGTGCGGGCCGCGCTCAAGCTGGTCGTCGGCACCTACGGCATCGCCGTGCTGGACGCCGAGCAGGCCGACCGGATCGTGGTGGCCCGCAACGGCAGCCCGATCGTGCTGGGCATCGGCGAGAAGGAGATGTTCGCCGCGTCCGACGTCTCCGCCCTGGTCCGCTACACCCGGCAGGTGGTGCACCTGGAGGACGGCGAGCTGGCCACCGTGCGCGCCGACGGCTTCCGGACCTTCACCGAGGACGCCCGCACCGTCACCCGGCAGCCGTCCACCGTCGACTGGGAGATCGGCAGCTACGACACCGGCGGCTTCGCGCACTACCTGCTCAAGGAGATCCACGAGCAGCCGGGCGCGGTCGAGCGGACCCTGTCCGGCCGGCTCGACGAGCGCTTCGCCACCGCCCACCTGGGCGGCCTCAACCTGGACGCCCGTGAGCTGCGCGAGATCCGCCGGGTGAAGATCCTCGGCTGCGGCTCGGCGTACTACGCCGGCGAGATGGGCGCCCAGCTGATCGAGGAGCTCGCCCGGATCCCCGCCCACTCCGAGCCGGCCTCCGAGTTCCGCTACCGCAACCCGGTGATCGAGGCCGACACCCTGTACGTGGCGGTCAGCCAGTCCGGCGAGACCTACGACACGCTGGCCGCCGTCCAGGAGGTCAAGCGCAAGGGCGGCCGGGTGCTCGGCGTGGTGAACACGGTCGGCTCGGCGATCGCCCGCGAGTGCGACGGCGGGATCTACCTGCACGCCGGCCCCGAGATCTCGGTCGCCTCCACCAAGGCCTTCACCTCCACGGTGGTCGCGTTCGCGCTGCTCGCCCTGCACTTCGGCCGGATCCACGACCTGTCGCCCGCCGACGGCCGCCGGATCGTCGCCGCCCTCAAGGCGCTGCCCGACCAGATCCGGGAGGTGCTCGGGCAGCAGAAGGAGATCGAGGCGCTGGCCGCCGAGTACGCCGGGAGCCAGGGCATGATGTACATCGGCCGGGTCCGGGGCTACCCGGTCGCCCGGGAGGGCGCGCAGAAGCTCAAGGAGATCTCCTACATCCACGCGGAGGCCTACCCCGCGAGCGAGTTGAAGCACGGCCCGCTGGCGCTGATCTCCCCCGAGCTGCCCACGGTCGCCCTCGTCCCCGACGACGAGCTGCTCGACAAGAACCTCACCGCCCTCGGTGAGATCAAGGCCCGCTCCGGCCGGGTCCTGGCCGTCGCCCACCGCCCGATCGAGCCGCGCCTGGCCGACCACTGCCTGGTCGTCCCGAAGAGCGAGCCCGAACTCGACCCGCTGCTGCTCAACGTCCCGCTCCAACTCCTGGCCTACCACGCGGCCGTGGCCCTCGGCCGGGACGTCGACAAGCCCCGCAACCTCGCCAAGAGCGTGACGGTGGAGTGA
- a CDS encoding 2-hydroxyacid dehydrogenase, which yields MEILAYGVQADEQPLLEKAFAGRHPLRTLAVFLNRDTAPLAAGYPAVSTSVNAVLDAPTLAVLAAGGTELIAQRSTGFNNIDLDAAAELGLTVARVSHYSPYAVAEHAWALALAVNRRLTRAASRSREFDFRLDGLLGRDIHGMTIGVIGTGKIGECFARIAAGFGTELLGWDVAPNPACTELGMAYTELPELLSRADLVSLHVPLLPATHHLIDTAALARMKDDAILINSSRGGLVDSAALVETLRAGRLSGVGLDVYEEETGVFFTDRSIHGIADDTLARLVTFPQVLVTSHQAYFTHTAVGQIIDATARNVDDFAAGRRNENTLVPRS from the coding sequence ATGGAGATCCTCGCCTACGGCGTCCAAGCAGACGAACAGCCGCTCCTGGAGAAGGCCTTCGCGGGCCGGCACCCGCTGCGCACGCTGGCCGTGTTCCTGAACCGGGACACCGCCCCGCTGGCCGCCGGCTACCCGGCCGTCAGCACCAGCGTCAACGCCGTCCTGGACGCCCCGACGCTGGCGGTCCTCGCCGCCGGCGGCACCGAGCTGATCGCCCAGCGCTCCACCGGCTTCAACAACATCGACCTGGACGCCGCCGCCGAGCTCGGCCTCACCGTCGCCCGGGTCTCGCACTACAGCCCGTACGCGGTCGCCGAGCACGCCTGGGCCCTCGCGCTGGCCGTCAACCGCCGGCTCACCCGGGCCGCCAGCCGCTCCCGCGAGTTCGACTTCCGCCTCGACGGCCTGCTCGGGCGGGACATCCACGGCATGACGATCGGCGTGATCGGCACCGGCAAGATCGGCGAGTGCTTCGCCCGGATCGCGGCCGGCTTCGGCACCGAGCTCCTCGGCTGGGACGTCGCGCCGAACCCGGCCTGCACCGAGCTCGGCATGGCCTACACCGAACTGCCCGAACTCCTCAGCCGCGCCGACCTGGTGAGCCTGCACGTGCCACTGCTGCCGGCCACCCACCACCTGATCGACACCGCAGCGCTGGCCCGGATGAAGGACGACGCGATCCTCATCAACTCCAGCCGCGGCGGCCTGGTCGACAGCGCCGCCCTGGTCGAGACCCTGCGCGCCGGACGCCTCTCCGGCGTCGGCCTGGACGTGTACGAGGAGGAGACCGGCGTCTTCTTCACCGACCGGTCCATCCACGGCATCGCCGACGACACCCTCGCCCGGCTGGTCACCTTCCCCCAGGTCCTGGTCACCTCCCACCAGGCCTACTTCACCCACACCGCCGTCGGCCAGATCATCGACGCCACGGCCCGCAACGTCGACGATTTCGCCGCCGGACGCCGCAACGAGAACACCCTGGTGCCGCGGAGCTGA
- a CDS encoding type 1 glutamine amidotransferase yields the protein MSESSLRVVWVYPDLLSTYGDRGNALVVERRARQRGLGVQRIDVRSDQSVPTSGDIYLIGGGEDRPQRLAAERLRNDGGLVRAAENGAIIFSVCAGFQILGHEFVNDLGEREPGLGLLDVWTTRGEGARCVGDVLADVAPQLNLPQLTGFENHQGITHLGEGVSPLATVQVGRGNGTGDGTEGAWRDTVFGTYLHGPVMARNPAVADMLIKLALDVNALPPADTTWYEALRAERIAATARPA from the coding sequence ATGAGCGAGAGCAGCCTGCGGGTGGTCTGGGTGTACCCGGACCTGCTGTCGACGTACGGCGACCGCGGCAACGCGCTGGTGGTCGAGCGGCGGGCGCGGCAGCGCGGCCTCGGGGTGCAGCGGATCGACGTGCGCTCGGACCAGTCGGTGCCGACCAGCGGCGACATCTACCTGATCGGCGGCGGTGAGGACCGCCCGCAGCGGCTGGCGGCGGAGCGGCTGCGCAACGACGGCGGGCTGGTCCGGGCCGCCGAGAACGGTGCGATCATCTTCTCGGTCTGCGCGGGTTTCCAGATCCTCGGCCACGAGTTCGTCAACGACCTGGGCGAGCGCGAGCCGGGCCTGGGCCTGCTGGACGTGTGGACCACCCGCGGCGAGGGCGCGCGCTGCGTCGGCGACGTGCTGGCGGACGTCGCCCCGCAGCTGAACCTCCCCCAGCTGACCGGCTTCGAGAACCACCAGGGCATCACCCACCTCGGCGAGGGCGTCAGCCCGCTGGCCACCGTGCAGGTCGGCCGGGGCAACGGCACCGGCGACGGCACCGAGGGCGCCTGGCGCGACACCGTGTTCGGCACCTACCTGCACGGTCCGGTGATGGCCCGCAACCCCGCCGTGGCGGACATGCTGATCAAGCTGGCGCTGGACGTGAACGCGCTGCCGCCCGCCGACACCACCTGGTACGAGGCGCTGCGCGCGGAGCGGATCGCCGCCACCGCGCGGCCGGCGTGA